In the genome of Dehalococcoidia bacterium, the window ACCAGGAAAATATAAGTCCCTAGCTTGTCGCCTGTCGGGCGCGACTCTATCTTGCTCAGGTTGATGCCCCTCGAGGAAAACTCCGTCAGGGCGCCCACCAGCAGCCCCGGCCGGTCTTCGGTGGCGAAGGCGAAGGCCAGGGACGTCTTGTCCCTCCCCGTGGGCGGGTGGTCCTCCCTCGCCAGCACCACGAACCGCGTCAGGTTGGGGCGGCGGTCCTGTATGGACTCGGCCAGCACCTGAGCCCCGTAGAGTTGGGCGGCGCGACGATTGCCGATGGCGGCGGCGTCCTGACGGGCCATGGCCTCCTCTACCGCAGCCGCCGTGGAAAGGGCAGCCACCACCTCCGCCTTGGGGAAACAACGCTCGATGAAGCGGCGACACTGGGCCAGGGCCTGGGGATGGGAGAAAATGACCTTCACCTGGGAGGCCTCCACCCCCGGTGGCACCAGCAGGTGGTGCTCGATGGGCAGCACCAGCTCGCTGCGCACCAGCAGGTCCGACTCGTGGACCAGCACGTCCAAGGTCTCGGGCACGGAACCCTCCAGCGAGTTTTCGATGGGCACCACCCCCATGTCGGCCATTCCGGCCGCCACGGCGGCCGCCACGGCGCTGATGCTGGGCAGGGGAAGATGCTGGGCTTCGGGGTCGTAGCGGAGGGCGGCCTCCTCGCTGAAGGTGCCCCTGGGACCCAGATAGGCCAGCCTGGTCATCGGGGGGCCACTAGGGGGCCGTAAGGGCCGTAACGGGCGGGGCTGGTGAGGATGTCTCGCAGGGCCTCCTCGTTCTCGCGCCTCGTCACCACCACCACCCGGTCGTCGGCCCGCAGGACGGTATCGGGATCGGGAGGCTTGGGCGTACCGTCCTCCTCTATGATGAGGGCGACGATGGACTGCTGGGGCAGCAGCACCTCCTTGAGGCGCTTCCCCACTACGGCGGCGTGGGGCGGAATCCTGACCTCCACCATCTCCAGGCCGCCACCGCGCATGGACAGCAGAT includes:
- the pheA gene encoding prephenate dehydratase, whose amino-acid sequence is MTRLAYLGPRGTFSEEAALRYDPEAQHLPLPSISAVAAAVAAGMADMGVVPIENSLEGSVPETLDVLVHESDLLVRSELVLPIEHHLLVPPGVEASQVKVIFSHPQALAQCRRFIERCFPKAEVVAALSTAAAVEEAMARQDAAAIGNRRAAQLYGAQVLAESIQDRRPNLTRFVVLAREDHPPTGRDKTSLAFAFATEDRPGLLVGALTEFSSRGINLSKIESRPTGDKLGTYIFLV